In the Apteryx mantelli isolate bAptMan1 chromosome 1, bAptMan1.hap1, whole genome shotgun sequence genome, one interval contains:
- the RPL8 gene encoding large ribosomal subunit protein uL2: MGRVIRGQRKGAGSVFRAHVKHRKGPAKLRAVDFAERHGYIKGIVKDIIHDPGRGAPLAKIAFRDPYRFKKRTELFIAAEGIHTGQFVYCGKKAQLNIGNVLPVGTMPEGTIVCCLEEKPGDRGKLARASGNYATVISHNPETKKTRVKLPSGSKKVISSANRAVVGIVAGGGRIDKPILKAGRAYHKYKAKRNCWPRVRGVAMNPVEHPFGGGNHQHIGKPSTIRRDAPAGRKVGLIAARRTGRLRGTKTVQEKEN; encoded by the exons ATGGGTCGCGTGATCCGGGGCCAGAGGAAGGGCGCCGGCTCCGTCTTCCGCGCCCACGTGAAGCACAGGAAGGGCCCGGCCAAGCTCCGCGCCGTCGACTTCGCCGAGAGGCACGGCTACATCAAGGGCATCGTGAAG GACATCATTCATGATCCTGGCCGAGGTGCTCCCCTTGCCAAGATTGCGTTCCGTGACCCATACAGGTTTAAGAAAAGAACTGAACTGTTCATTGCTGCTGAGGGTATTCATACTGGTCAGTTTGTTTACTGCGGCAAGAAAG CTCAACTGAACATTGGCAATGTTCTGCCTGTTGGTACCATGCCAGAAGGCACCATCGTCTGCTGCCTTGAAGAGAAACCTGGTGATCGTGGAAAGCTGGCGCGTGCTTCTGGAAACTACGCTACTGTCATCTCTCACAACCCTGAAACGAAGAAAACCAGAGTAAAGCTGCCTTCTGGATCCAAGAAAGTGATTTCTTCTGCAAACAGAGCTGTTGTAG GTATTGTTGCTGGTGGAGGTCGTATTGACAAGCCTATCCTAAAGGCTGGCCGTGCCTATCATAAATACAAGGCAAAGAGAAACTGCTGGCCACGTGTCCGTGGTGTGGCTATGAAT CCTGTAGAACATCCCTTTGGTGGTGGTAACCACCAGCACATTGGCAAGCCTTCAACCATCAGGAGAGATGCTCCTGCTGGGCGCAAAGTTGGTCTCATTGCTGCCCGTCGTACAGGTAGACTGCGTGGAACAAAGACTGTGCAGGAAAAGGAGAACTAA